The nucleotide window CTCTACAAACCTTGCTACCGCAAATCAACTTGGTTCCCTGGCCTCTTTTCCTTCACTTACGGAAGGGAAGGCAAAGCCCTGGTAACGAGATTACATATGTTAGTTACTCATACCGtagattcaaaataattttaatcgGAACCACTGTTCTTTCTTCCAGACCTCCGCCATTTCAAAACCGACAAGCGATGCCGGTTTTCTGGCCACGCCCAAGCCCATTTAAGCCTTAGCCCATTGTTACTATTTCTGTAGCCCAAAACCACGTATGTTTTGCCTTTCTTGAGGCGCGTGCATTCTTTTTCCTTGAAACATGGGCAAGTAGTTCGCGACTTGATCTTTACTTGGCCCGCATAAAAACCACATCGACTACACTTTAAGACACGGGATACATTGAAGAGTAGCGTTGAAGAGTTTTGGTTTCGTTTTATCGACAAAATCTTGCCTTTAATTCCTATCAAGACAAGTAAAACAGTATTAATTCTTATCATCATTCTTATCAATCTACTGAACCGTTTGCTCCATCCAATCACAAGATGGTGAGAATTAACGATTAGTTAGATCATCTTGATGACTCAATTACGTTTTATTGTaagagaaacaaaataacataaatatatatttattgccATACCTCTACGACTTTCCAGAGTTCTTACTCTAATTCAGTTATCGCATTTTGTAAGAGGGTATATTTGCATTGAATCAAGCTTTAAAAAGAAGATATTTGAGCGACATCATGTAACGCGCAAGCAAGGCAGAAAGAAAAGTGCTTACCATAGTCAAAGTTTGCCTTCAGGATATCTTGTTCCGTGAGTTGTCTACGCGTTTCCGACACATTCCTGGTGGTTTCTGTTCGTAATTAAAGTGGAAATCTATATTTTATACCTACATCGATCAACATGGTAATAAATCAGTTCAGCcgattttttttcctcgctATAAAATGTTCACCAATTATTAATTGAGTACGGGTAAACGGCGATTGTGTTGGCGGCAGATAAGAAAGTATCAAGAAGCTTTTGTTTGCGAGGGAAACACCCGAGTGTACGGAGAAACGCCTGTTTCCGCCAAACCTCGAGAATTTACTTCTTAGTTACATATTTCAAGGACAAATTTTATGTACTATTGATATATTAGCTATAATCAAATGTTAGTGCTCATTTTCCTCTTTGAGTGTCACATGTGTGCCTAAGTTTACAGGCTCCAACTTCTCAGTCCACGGGTTTTTACTTTCGGGGAAGTCGGAGTGGGAATTATAATCAGAAGCTCTGAGAGTTACGATCAAGTGAAGAATCGAAACGATCCGAACCGAAAGCTGATTACTAATCTGCACGGTTACTCTTCTATTGAATGACGCGCAGTCAAAAATCAGGGGCCTTCTGGTCACCAAGTTCCTGATTTTAGACAGTGCGCCATTTAACAGAAGAGCCTGCGTGCAGGCCAGCAGGATACCAACCAAATTCGTTTGCAGGACTTCTCCCTTAGGTACGCTGCCTACGAATTTAGTGGAAGCTAGATTGTCCGAGTCTACTCTAAGAATAatccaatcaaaattcagctccAATCATTGCGTGACATTGTGTTGTGAAGGATTGGTTTCGACAATGCAGTTTTCACTCGATCATAAGCGGCGATTCAAAATGAGAAGAAAATGGACGCGTCCGGATTCTTGCGACTTTGATTCTGTCGAGCGACTATGGTTAAGACTCCGATTTCCGTTTTTTTCCGACGCCAAGTCGTAAGCGCTCTTACGACTCTCATTCGCTAGTGAACTAGTCACAACTTAAATACCCTTACCTCGACATGTCGCCGTGCTCGGTTTAGCCTCTAAATAAAATTAAGTAAATTGCAATCAGTGAATGGAATACACAGTAGCAACAAAAAGACATGCACCAATTTACGTATTATCAAATTCTGTTCATAGTTTCTAGTTTCAGGAACAACACAAATATGAGCACgactaaaaaaaaacagtctcaTTTCCATAAAAACTTTGCATTACAAGAAAGTTTAATATTGTTTGTGCTTATATATGTAGGAAAGCCAGTCTCATCAAGCCAACCCCCAAAACCATAATGCAATCGGCTTTACTTCTATAAAAGCGTTCAAATGTATGTATGTGCAACAAGATTTCTCTCGTGCTGATTGGCTGACTTAGGGATTTTTAGCCAACGAAATTTAGTAGTAGTCAATGAGTGCACGGGATTTGTTACTGCGTTGAATAAAATGGATACATTTTCgcgcgtttttcaattttttccttttaccgAGGAAGTGGACCTCTGTACTGTTATTGATGATAAATTACTTCATGACATGGTCAAAGTTACCACAACAATTTGACCATGTTGTGACGTCGCTTTATCATCACAAGGGCAGACAGATTAAAAAGCTGACGTCAATTGGTTTAAGACCTCCGGGAAGCTGAAACAGTGACTTTCTTAGAGTGCCAATGTAATGATGCCACTTCACTTGACGTCTTTAACGATCGTTTCGTTACTCCAATTTTCATTCTCCAAGCATATCTGTAAACAAACGAGCTCTGGTAGCATCATAGCCGCATTATTACTTATTACTAGCAATGGCTACCGGCGACAACGGGCATGTGGCGCTCATGCGTAACCAGAAGAATAGTGATCGTCTTGGAATAAACTAAGAAACTAGCTGATTATAGACTTACTTGTTGATTCGATAAAGGCGTCTGGGATTAAACATATTCCTTGGTTGTAATATTCAAGATTGTGGCATGGAAGTTCTGGAAAGACTACGAAGGGAGATGTTCCCCCAGAGGGCTCCAAGACCTTGAGGCAATCCTGCTTGACTTTTTCACAAACAGAACGGCAGGGTTTAATGATCTTTGGCATGTTTTGAGTTTCAATGCATATGGGAAGATACATTGTACAAACGAAGAAAACCAAATCTTCTGAGCAGATAAACGCATTTAGACGACGAGCCAtcttccacattgtttcatttACAGCCGATTGGTTTGTGTGTCCAAAATCATTTGGAAACCGTGTGCGATTGAAGGGCAAAGATTTGCAGAGGTCAATCTGGATTTCCTCGCAACGTTGTTGCGATGAGTCTGAACCTACTGGACCAGTCTGACCAGCGACAAAACTGATTGGTACAAAGTAAAGCATCAGTGCGACTAGAATGGCTGCCATTCTCACAACGCCACTTCGATGTCTGTATGAAAGTTAGGAGTGATGTGGTAAAGGTATCTAAACGACACGTAGTGTCGAGGTCAATAGAGATTAATTTACCCATCAAACTTTTCACACTGGGCAATTAGCTCTTCGATCGCGACCGTGCCAATGTAAACATGAGAGACCTTAAGCAAGCGAGGTTTTTTTGAGCCACGTACGAACACCGGAAAACGagcatttcgcatgccaggacaatGCTCTCTCCtacattttcaaactaatcgtctgtACCTGTGAAACGATAATTGACAATATATATATGTGGTAGtgagaagacaagttaaataagaaaacagctaacttccggttgccgtcaaTGGCTCCAAAACGTTGGCGTAAGACTCTTGCAATTAGGAAAAGAATTAAACAAATCCGTCATCTTTGTCCAaaattctgtaaaaaaaaaaaaaaagaaaaaaaaaaaaaaacaataacaaagcaAAGTGCAAATTAAAGGTAGGGTAGACTCAATAGGCATTCAGT belongs to Acropora muricata isolate sample 2 chromosome 9, ASM3666990v1, whole genome shotgun sequence and includes:
- the LOC136927745 gene encoding secreted frizzled-related protein 3-like; translated protein: MAAILVALMLYFVPISFVAGQTGPVGSDSSQQRCEEIQIDLCKSLPFNRTRFPNDFGHTNQSAVNETMWKMARRLNAFICSEDLVFFVCTMYLPICIETQNMPKIIKPCRSVCEKVKQDCLKVLEPSGGTSPFVVFPELPCHNLEYYNQGICLIPDAFIESTKAKPSTATCRETTRNVSETRRQLTEQDILKANFDYGIKGKILSIKRNQNSSTLLFNVSRVLKCSRCGFYAGQVKIKSRTTCPCFKEKECTRLKKGKTYVVLGYRNSNNGLRLKWAWAWPENRHRLSVLKWRRSGRKNSGSD